In a genomic window of Zingiber officinale cultivar Zhangliang chromosome 9B, Zo_v1.1, whole genome shotgun sequence:
- the LOC122022767 gene encoding UPF0098 protein CPn_0877/CP_0992/CPj0877/CpB0906-like has product MAQETLRLASSAIGHEGRLPRKYTGDGQGAVKDVSPPLEWYGVPEAARSLALVVEDVDAPADADSPVVPWTHWVVVNIPTTVRGLPEGFSGEEEAAGGEHAGIKEGHNDWKVPGWRGPKPPTSGHRISFKLYALDQPLHLGNKVTKEKLRDSMEGHVVGEAELIAIF; this is encoded by the exons ATGGCGCAGGAGACGCTGAGGCTGGCGTCGTCGGCGATCGGCCACGAGGGCCGTCTGCCGCGCAAGTACACGGGCGACGGCCAGGGGGCCGTCAAGGACGTGTCGCCGCCTCTGGAGTGGTACGGCGTCCCGGAGGCGGCGCGCTCGCTGGCCCTCGTGGTGGAGGACGTCGACGCGCCGGCGGACGCCGACAGCCCCGTCGTCCCGTGGACGCACTGGGTCGTCGTCAACATCCCCACGACGGTGCGCGGCCTCCCCGAGGGCTTCTCCGGCGAAGAGGAGGCCGCCGGCGGCGAGCACGCCGGCATCAAGGAAGGGCACAACGACTGGAAGGTCCCCGGGTGGCGCGGCCCCAAGCCACCCACCTCCGGCCACCGCATCTCCTTCAAGCTCTACGCCCTCGATCAACCCCTGCATCTCGGCAACAAG GTGACGAAGGAAAAGCTTCGGGATTCCATGGAAGGGCATGTGGTTGGAGAAGCAGAACTGATAGCCATCTTTTAA
- the LOC122022766 gene encoding transcription factor bHLH51-like, with the protein MEEQGCSLSSSSSGPVLLRGPPPLPPHPLPPLLLPQPPPTTAEKSVALRIHKEAEKKRRERINAHFSTLRRLVPNSAKMDKACLLGRVIDQVKELKRKVTDISQVSRVPKEVNEVSVVECSISHNDDDDDLYMKASVCCEDRPDLFAQLTEAFQKLRLRTIKAEVVSLGGRTHGAFLLCLEERKENACVSSFMESLRRALDAIASENKDEPSEFSSKRRRMMQIPRV; encoded by the exons ATGGAGGAACAAGGCTGCAGCTTATCCTCTTCTTCCAGTGGCCCTGTGCTCCTCCGAGGGCCGCCACCGCTCCCTCCACATCCCCTGCCGCCACTGCTGCTGCCTCAGCCACCACCGACGACGGCCGAGAAGTCTGTGGCCTTGAGGATCCACAAGGAGGCCGAGAAGAAGCGCAGGGAGAGGATCAATGCTCATTTTTCCACTCTCAGACGCTTGGTTCCCAACTCTGCCAAG ATGGACAAGGCATGCCTTCTCGGGAGAGTCATAGATCAAGTGAAGGAGCTGAAGAGGAAGGTAACAGACATCAGCCAAGTCTCCAGAGTCCCAAAGGAAGTGAACGAAGTCAGCGTGGTGGAATGCAGCATCAGCCacaacgacgacgacgacgatctCTACATGAAGGCTTCCGTTTGCTGTGAAGACAGACCGGACCTGTTTGCCCAACTCACCGAAGCGTTTCAGAAGCTGAGGCTGAGAACGATCAAGGCCGAAGTTGTGTCGTTAGGGGGCCGAACCCACGGTGCGTTCTTGCTGTGCCTGGAGGAGAGGAAGGAGAATGCTTGCGTGAGCTCCTTCATGGAGTCTCTGAGACGAGCACTGGACGCGATCGCTTCCGAGAATAAGGACGAGCCGAGCGAATTCTCGAGCAAGAGGAGAAGGATGATGCAAATTCCTCGAGTCTAG
- the LOC122024667 gene encoding PRA1 family protein B3-like encodes MPSSAPSPPLSVPLSTPVSAGSAPVAIPALRLFLSRLNDSINRSLSDRRPWSELADRSAFSRPESFSDATSRLRKNLAYFRVNYAAVVASVLAVSLVTNPFSFLVLLTLLVAWCLLYLFRPSDPPLVLFGRTFTDRETLGGLVLLSALVVFLTSVGSIIVSALVAGAGIVAAHGAFRVPEDLFLDEQDLGNAAGLLSFLGGAASAAVPVRI; translated from the coding sequence ATGCCGTCCTCCGCCCCATCTCCTCCTCTTTCCGTCCCCCTCTCCACCCCGGTTTCTGCCGGATCCGCCCCCGTCGCCATCCCTGCCTTGCGCCTCTTCCTGTCGCGCCTCAACGATTCCATCAACCGCTCTCTCTCCGATCGCCGCCCCTGGTCTGAGCTCGCCGACCGCTCCGCATTCTCCCGCCCGGAGTCCTTCTCCGATGCCACCTCCCGCCTCCGGAAGAACCTGGCGTACTTCCGCGTTAACTACGCCGCGGTCGTGGCCTCCGTCCTCGCCGTCTCCCTCGTCACCAATCCCTTCTCCTTCCTCGTCCTCCTCACGCTCCTCGTCGCCTGGTGCCTCCTCTACCTCTTCCGCCCCTCCGATCCGCCCCTCGTGCTCTTCGGCCGCACCTTCACCGACCGCGAGACCCTCGGCGGCCTTGTCCTCCTCTCCGCCCTCGTCGTCTTCCTCACCTCTGTCGGATCAATCATCGTCTCCGCCCTCGTTGCTGGCGCAGGCATCGTCGCCGCTCACGGAGCCTTCCGCGTCCCGGAGGATCTGTTCCTCGACGAGCAGGATCTAGGCAACGCCGCCGGATTGTTATCCTTCCTCGGCGGAGCCGCCTCGGCAGCTGTTCCCGTACGCATCtga
- the LOC122022765 gene encoding ferritin-3, chloroplastic-like gives MLLLHAAPAPPLALLPSTPSLPATGSSCRPLIRSRLRLLRKKALGRSVVAAAGEGQAIAGVIFQPFEEITVKMDSLVPIANGHSLARQKYADDCEASINFQINVEYNVSYVYHSLFAYFDRDNVALKGIAKFFKESSEEERDHAEKLMKYQNKRGGKVKLLPIITPLTEFDHPEKGDALYAMELALAFEKLTNEKLLSLHSVAEKCNDPQTVDFVESEFLEEQVEAIKKVAEYVAQLRRVGKGHGVWHFDQMLLHEGGAA, from the exons ATGTTGCTTCTCCACGCCGCTCCTGCTCCTCCTCTGGCTCTTCTTCCCTCCACGCCGTCGCTtcccgccaccggatctagctgcCGACCGCTTATTCGGTCCCGTTTGAGGCTTCTGAGGAAGAAGGCTCTTGGTCGGTCGGTTGTGGCCGCGGCTGGCGAAGGGCAAGCCATCGCCGGTGTCATTTTCCAGCCGTTCGAGGAGATCACGGTAAAAATGGACTCTCTGGTGCCGATCGCCAATGGACACTCCCTCGCTCGCCAGAAATACGCCGACGACTGCGAGGCCTCCATCAACTTTCAGATCAA TGTGGAATACAATGTTTCCTATGTGTACCATTCCCTGTTTGCCTACTTTGATAGGGACAATGTGGCACTAAAAGGCATAGCCAA GTTTTTTAAGGAATCCAGCGAAGAGGAAAGGGATCATGCTGAGAAGCTAATGAAGTATCAG AATAAAAGGGGAGGAAAAGTAAAGCTTCTCCCAATCATCACACCTTTGACCGAGTTTGATCATCCAGAGAAAGGCGATGCACTCTACG CAATGGAATTAGCTCTAGCTTTTGAGAAGCTGACAAATGAGAAGCTGCTAAGTCTGCACAGT GTAGCTGAAAAATGCAACGATCCCCAGACGGTGGACTTCGTCGAGAGCGAGTTCCTCGAAGAGCAG GTGGAAGCGATCAAAAAGGTAGCTGAGTATGTTGCTCAACTGAGAAGAGTCGGGAAAGGGCATG GAGTTTGGCATTTTGATCAGATGCTGCTGCATGAAGGAGGTGCTGCATGA
- the LOC122022764 gene encoding protein DWARF 53-like: MVRGRGRKGMPTPVSSARACLAAEAGVALDEGVAVARRRAHAQTTSLHVVYALLLQPAGGGGSGSGAQSASSSILRDALLRVRSVAYSARMQLRALERCFGMALDRLPSSSGGQREGGGDEPPVSNSLMAAIKRSQANQRRNPESFHLYQQQQQQNAATGVVSTFSGVKVEMQQMVLAILDDPIVSRVFGDAGFRSVDVKFAILRPPPTILRFPRAAKCAPLFLCNFSAGDGFEAPVTARRIAFPFAPEVGQLCSDGGDENCRRIGDILSRKGGATNPMLIGVGAAEAAKDFAQAVERKNWAILPLEIRGIELVSIEKLVAEFSTGRCELSAVDARLMELEKEAAMPGVVVNIGDLKEMVDCKAECDEHERCLISDLTRLLEVYQGRLWVMAWSATYETYMKFLSRHPLLDKDWNLQLLPITSVRSGMGSSLPRPPSMMESFVPFGGFFPTACESKDIGSSVSPPASRCELCNDKYEEELSFLLKGQSSSVCEKKKDTLPFWLQKANTTGLNNEYNAAQAKDDNGLLNAKSMELKNKWNEVCRQLHNCHTRKTVNYPEIPCTTYTSSISYKNRASSKVTEKPEDSQTLGNSLSISVGTQTVTMASQSISLPLVVESRKNDLLPKHQVRLSKSEQLQRVDLPYHQGDEHASPSSITSVATNLVLGNLPEPLSKEEKPAKEVQKSNVEKISSCLPSVDTAKRNVSDVPVAEFSCSSIKDYQAKSVYPVNPIHSFSQVSNGRASSYDKSPLLVSSSIMQNIDLSSYKSFCKSLIDKVGRQEEAVIAISQAIFRCKLDERRRGRLRRDIWLNFHGPDKMGKMRVAVALSELIHGSKDNLICIDLSYEDGVARPSSICAQQGVTEKNVQFRGKLNVDLIAEGLSKRSYSVVFLENVDKADFLVQQSLSQAIHTGKFPDSHGREFSINNAIFILTWGRTIDKNLAQGGDYSSFYEETILAAQCWQMKICLEACRETNSSSPKSSAVSFISIQKHSTSQVYLQSSSSSKRKVDLSDDCDRSYRKSMSSKRTHSMPKGFLDLNMPIEEVETEDDHNDSSSLKENYTSDNSEPWIKEFCDQVDATVNFTVFDFDALANNILEAINRTFRSTLGSEYLLEIDRKVMELLLAVAWSSEDRGPLDNWFEQVLGRSFRKMKHKNSQSNNNILKLVCEDALVEEHAPGVLLPSRININ, encoded by the exons ATGGTCCGTGGCCGCGGCCGCAAGGGGATGCCGACGCCGGTTAGCAGCGCCCGCGCGTGCCTGGCGGCGGAGGCGGGGGTCGCCCTCGACGAGGGGGTGGCCGTCGCCAGACGCCGCGCGCACGCGCAGACGACGTCCCTCCATGTCGTGTACGCGCTCCTCCTCCAGCCCGCCGGCGGAGGCGGATCCGGATCCGGCGCGCAGTCTGCTTCTTCTTCGATCCTGCGCGATGCGCTCTTGCGCGTGCGGAGCGTTGCGTACTCGGCCAGGATGCAGCTCAGGGCGCTCGAGCGATGCTTCGGGATGGCGCTCGACCGGCTGCCTTCGTCGTCTGGGGGTCAAAGGGAGGGGGGCGGGGATGAGCCGCCGGTGTCGAACTCGCTTATGGCGGCTATAAAGAGGTCTCAGGCGAACCAGAGGCGGAATCCTGAGAGTTTCCATCTGtaccagcagcagcagcagcagaacGCCGCCACCGGCGTCGTGTCAACCTTCTCCGGGGTGAAGGTGGAGATGCAGCAGATGGTTCTTGCGATCTTGGATGATCCTATTGTTAGTCGGGTGTTCGGTGACGCGGGATTCCGGAGCGTGGACGTTAAGTTTGCCATCCTCCGCCCCCCTCCGACCATCCTCCGATTTCCTCGCGCCGCCAAGTGTGCGCCGTTGTTCTTGTGCAATTTCTCTGCCGGGGATGGATTTGAGGCGCCGGTCACTGCAAGGAGGATCGCTTTTCCCTTTGCCCCTGAGGTCGGTCAGCTTTGTTCCGACGGCGGCGACGAGAACTGTCGCAGGATTGGAGATATTCTATCTCGGAAAGGAGGCGCAACGAACCCGATGCTCATAGGTGTTGGGGCCGCTGAGGCAGCCAAAGACTTCGCCCAGGCCGTTGAGCGGAAAAATTGGGCGATCTTGCCTCTGGAAATTCGTGGAATCGAACTCGTTAGCATTGAGAAGTTGGTGGCTGAGTTCAGCACTGGACGCTGTGAGTTGTCTGCCGTCGATGCTAGACTGATGGAGTTGGAAAAGGAAGCGGCGATGCCCGGAGTGGTGGTGAATATAGGAGATTTGAAGGAGATGGTGGACTGTAAAGCTGAATGTGACGAGCACGAAAGGTGTTTGATCTCTGATCTCACAAGGTTGCTCGAGGTTTACCAAGGTAGGCTGTGGGTGATGGCTTGGTCTGCGACATATGAAACGTACATGAAGTTCCTGTCTAGGCATCCATTGTTGGATAAAGATTGGAACTTGCAGCTTTTGCCAATCACTTCAGTGAGAAGTGGGATGGGTTCATCACTTCCTAGACCTCCCAG CATGATGGAATCATTTGTTCCGTTTGGAGGTTTTTTCCCTACGGCATGCGAGTCTAAAGACATTGGCAGCAGTGTTTCTCCACCAGCATCCCGCTGTGAACTTTGTAATGATAAGTATGAAGAAGAACTTTCCTTTCTTCTCAAGGGACAATCATCTTCAGTTTGTGAAAAGAAAAAAGATACCTTGCCGTTTTGGCTTCAGAAAGCCAACACAACTGGCTTGAACAATGAATATAATGCAGCGCAG GCTAAAGACGATAATGGTTTATTGAATGCTAAAAGTATGGAATTGAAAAACAAGTGGAATGAAGTGTGCCGGCAACTCCACAATTGCCATACAAGAAAAACTGTCAATTACCCTGAAATTCCTTGTACCACTTATACTTCTAGTATTTCTTACAAAAATAGAGCCTCCAGTAAGGTTACTGAAAAACCTGAAGACTCTCAAACACTTGGCAATTCACTATCTATCTCAGTAGGCACTCAGACAGTCACCATGGCCAGCCAGAGTATCTCATTGCCTTTAGTCGTGGAATCAAGAAAAAATGACCTATTGCCAAAACACCAGGTCAGACTTTCAAAAAGTGAACAGCTTCAGAGAGTGGATCTCCCCTATCACCAAGGTGATGAACATGCCTCCCCTTCCTCTATAACATCAGTTGCAACAAATTTGGTTTTGGGTAACCTTCCTGAGCCTCTTTCAAAGGAGGAAAAACCTGCTAAGGAAGTTCAAAAAAGTAATGTGGAGAAAATTTCAAGTTGCTTACCCTCAGTTGATACTGCCAAAAGAAATGTATCAGATGTTCCTGTTGCAGAATTTTCCTGCTCTAGCATTAAAGATTATCAGGCAAAAAGTGTGTACCCAGTCAATCCAATCCACTCATTTTCACAAGTCTCAAATGGCCGTGCTTCTTCTTATGACAAATCCCCTTTGTTAGTCTCATCCAGTATAATGCAAAATATTGACCTGAGTAGCTACAAATCATTTTGTAAAAGTCTCATTGATAAAGTTGGCCGACAAGAAGAAGCAGTTATTGCTATTAGCCAAGCCATATTTCGTTGTAAACTTGATGAAAGGCGTCGTGGTAGACTGCGAAGGGACATTTGGCTTAATTTTCATGGTCCAGATAAGATGGGTAAGATGAGAGTAGCAGTAGCACTATCAGAATTAATACATGGAAGCAAAGATAACCTTATTTGCATTGATCTAAGTTATGAGGACGGTGTTGCTCGACCCAGTAGCATATGTGCTCAACAAGGGGTAACTGAAAAAAATGTTCAGTTCAGAGGAAAATTGAATGTTGATCTTATTGCTGAAGGGCTAAGCAAGAGATCATATTCTGTTGTTTTCCTTGAAAATGTAGATAAAGCAGACTTTCTTGTTCAGCAAAGCTTATCTCAGGCCATCCATACTGGAAAATTTCCTGATTCTCATGGAAGGGAATTTAGCATAAACAATGCCATATTTATCCTGACTTGGGGCAGAACCATAGACAAAAACTTAGCTCAGGGAGGAGATTACAGTAGTTTCTACGAGGAGACTATTCTGGCAGCTCAGTGTTGGCAGATGAAGATTTGCTTAGAAGCTTGTCGGGAGACTAATAGCAGTAGTCCAAAATCTAGTGCAGTCTCATTTATTTCTATCCAAAAACACAGTACAAGTCAAGTATATTTACAATCATCTTCTTCAAGTAAGCGCAAAGTGGATTTGTCTGATGACTGTGATAGGAGCTACAGAAAGTCCATGTCCAGCAAAAGGACACACTCAATGCCCAAGGGCTTCCTAGATTTGAATATGCCTATTGAAGAGGTTGAGACAGAAGATGATCATAATGATTCTTCTAGTCTTAAAGAAAATTATACATCTGACAACTCAGAGCCATGGATCAAAGAATTCTGCGACCAGGTTGATGCGACAGTGAACTTTACGGTTTTTGATTTTGATGCCCTTGCCAACAATATCTTGGAAGCTATCAACAGAACCTTTCGAAGCACTCTTGGTTCAGAATATTTGCTGGAGATTGATCGAAAGGTCATGGAGCTGCTACTTGCAGTCGCTTGGTCATCAGAAGATCGAGGGCCATTAGATAATTGGTTTGAGCAGGTTCTCGGCAGGAGCTTCAGGAAGATGAAGCACAAGAACAGCCAATCAAATAATAACATTCTTAAACTAGTTTGTGAGGATGCACTTGTTGAGGAGCATGCACCAGGAGTTCTTCTTCCCTCAAGAATCAACATCAATTGA
- the LOC122025668 gene encoding premnaspirodiene oxygenase-like — protein MELWLPSLPLSLSFLLLLLLVLRRYLRSKSSKNTGPEFPGPWHLPLIGSLHHLVGALPHHALRDLARRHGPVMRLRVGQVDQIVLTSREGAQQILKAQDANFAFRPELTAAKIIAYGCRDVAFSNGEYWRQLRKLCVMELLGAKRVKSFASLRAEQVSLLMRDVGYAATAGKEINLGARLNELTNSIVVQASFGRRCPQQKKFMDTIKEVIKMSSGFSVGDLFPSLKIMDVLTGFSTKLIHYHKKLDAILEETIQEHLLSRRDDEEDLIDVLLRLKDQGDLEVPISYESIKALVIDLFAGGTETTANTIEWAMSELILHPQAMNRAQTEVREAMKGKGYVEESDVPQFAYIHSVVKETLRLHPPFPLLFPRVGQETTQVLGYTIPAGTRVLINVWALARDPKYWHDGESFKPERFQEGDDKEFKGNDFEFLPFGAGRRMCAGMSFGLSTLELALAQLLFHFDWALPKGMTPGDLDMAESFGSSASRKINLHLVPSPRFPLRT, from the exons ATGGAGCTCTGGTTGCCTTCTCTTCCCCTGTcactctccttcctcctcctgctgctgctggtCCTGAGGAGATACTTGAGGAGCAAATCCAGCAAGAACACGGGGCCGGAGTTCCCCGGCCCATGGCATCTGCCCTTGATCGGCAGCCTGCACCATCTCGTCGGCGCGCTGCCTCACCACGCGCTCCGTGACCTCGCCCGCAGGCACGGGCCGGTGATGCGCCTCCGCGTGGGGCAGGTGGACCAGATCGTGCTCACCTCCCGCGAGGGCGCGCAGCAGATCCTCAAGGCGCAGGACGCCAACTTCGCCTTCCGCCCCGAGCTCACCGCCGCCAAGATCATCGCCTACGGCTGCCGCGACGTCGCCTTCTCCAACGGCGAGTACTGGCGCCAGCTCCGCAAGCTCTGCGTCATGGAGCTGCTCGGCGCCAAGCGCGTCAAGTCCTTCGCGTCACTGAGGGCGGAGCAAGTGTCCCTCCTCATGAGGGACGTCGGCTACGCCGCCACCGCCGGCAAGGAGATCAACCTCGGGGCGAGGCTCAACGAGCTGACCAACTCCATCGTCGTCCAGGCCTCCTTCGGCCGGAGATGCCCGCAGCAGAAGAAATTCATGGACACCATCAAAGAGGTGATCAAAATGTCCAGCGGATTCAGCGTCGGAGATCTCTTCCCCTCTCTGAAAATCATGGACGTCCTCACCGGGTTCAGCACCAAGCTGATCCACTACCACAAAAAGCTGGACGCGATCCTCGAAGAAACAATCCAGGAGCATTTGCTGAGCCGGAGAGACGACGAGGAGGACCTTATCGACGTCTTGCTCAGGCTCAAAGATCAAGGCGATCTGGAAGTGCCCATCTCGTACGAAAGCATCAAGGCTCTGGTCATC GATCTCTTTGCCGGAGGGACTGAAACCACAGCCAACACCATCGAATGGGCCATGTCAGAGCTCATCTTGCACCCTCAAGCAATGAACAGAGCGCAGACGGAGGTTCGAGAGGCCATGAAAGGGAAAGGCTACGTGGAAGAGAGTGATGTTCCACAGTTCGCCTACATTCATTCCGTCGTCAAAGAAACTCTCCGATTGCACCCTCCCTTCCCCCTTTTATTTCCAAGAGTTGGCCAAGAGACCACTCAGGTTCTCGGCTACACAATTCCAGCCGGAACAAGAGTCCTCATCAACGTCTGGGCACTCGCAAGGGATCCAAAATATTGGCACGACGGCGAGAGCTTCAAGCCGGAGAGGTTTCAGGAGGGCGACGACAAGGAGTTCAAAGGCAATGATTTCGAATTCCTCCCTTTCGGCGCGGGAAGAAGGATGTGCGCCGGCATGTCCTTTGGCTTGTCCACTTTAGAGTTGGCCTTGGCTCAGCTCCTGTTTCACTTTGATTGGGCACTGCCTAAGGGGATGACACCGGGAGATCTGGATATGGCTGAATCATTTGGATCCAGTGCCTCGAGAAAGATTAATTTGCACTTGGTTCCTTCTCCACGTTTTCCTTTACGTACGTAG